GCCAGCCAGCCGAACAGAAAGCGGATGCCGATGATTTCGGTGCGCTCGTCGTAATCGGCCGTCATTTCGGCTGCCATGGCGTTGCTGGGTACGGCGTACAGCGTCAGGCTCACGCGTAGCAACACGGTAAAGCCGAGCAGCCAGCAGAACAGCGCCGGGTGGCTCAGATCATCCGGCGGCGCGAACAGCAGGGCGAACGACAGCGCAACCGGCAACACCGCCAGGTACATGTAGGGATGGCGTCGCCCCAGACGGGAGCGCGTATTGTCCGATATCACCCCCATCAGCGGGTCTGTAAACGCGTCGATGCACAAGGCCAGGAAGATGGCCGCGCCCACCCAGGTGCCCGGCAAGCCGAGCACGTTGTTGTAGTAGAACAGCAGGAACACGTTGAAGGCGGTTTCCTTCACGCCCTCTGCGATCGAGCCTATGCCGTAGAAAATTCGCGTTTTATTGGGAACCATCCGTGTCTCCGTGGCAAAGCTGCAACGCTGCCGCCGCAGCCCGGCTGATCAGGCGACCAGCATCTGCCCGACCAGAGCCTTGCAGCTCTGGTGGTCAAGGTAGCGCGGCACCGCATAGGTGAAACGTGCTTCGGAGAGGGCGGCGCTGGCGATGCGATCGAGATCTTCGGCGCGCAGCTTGTCGAGCTGGCTGGGAATGCCAAAGGTCTCGTTCATGGCGCGAATGCGTGCAATGAACGCATCGGCCAGCTGTGCGTCGCTGGCATTGGCCGGGCCGGTTTTGCTGGCCCGAGCCAGGTCAGCCAGGCGATGGGCGCAATGTGACTTGGAGTAGTCGAGTACATGCGGCATGACAATGGCATTGGCCAGCCCATGCGGCACGTGATACAGCGCGCCGAAGTTGTGCGCGATGGCGTGCACATAGCCGACGCCGGCCTGGGTGAAGGCGATGCCGGCAACATGCGATGCACGCGCCATGTTTTGCCGCGCCTGCAGATTGCTGCCGTCCGCAACGGCGGTTTCCAGGTTGTCCATGATCAGGCGCACCGCTTCCAGCGCGTGCGGGTCGGTCTTTTTCATCGCATTGCGGGAAATGTACGACTCGACCGCATGGGTCAGGGCGTCCATGCCGGTTGCAGCGGTGATGTGCGGCGGCAGCCCGGTCATCAGGGCACCGTCCAGCGCGGCCGCGGTCGGCATCAGTTTGAGATCCATGACCGGCAGTTTGCGTTGCTGCTCGGGATCGGATACCACCGCTGCGATGGTGACTTCTGAACCTGTGCCGGCCGTGGTCGGCACGGCGTACAGCGGCAAAATACCCCAGAACACACGGAACAGACCGGCCATCTTGACCACCGGTTTGTTGTTCTTGGCACGGGCGCCAATCATCTTGGCGGCATCGATGGACGAGCCACCACCGACCGTGAGTATGGCATCGCAGCCGGCCTTGGCCAGGGCCTGGTAACCGGCTTCGATCTGCGCCACCGTGGGGTCGGGCTCTACGCCGTCGAAGACTTCATAGGGCAGGCCCAGCTGATCCAGTTCCGCCTTCATTTTGTCGAGCAAGCCAAGCTGATTGAGCACGGCGTCGGTGACGATGAAGATCTTTTTGTGCCCTTGCTGGGCCATGTAGCGGCACAGCTCCAGCGAGGAGTCGGTGCCTTCGAACATCTTGGGCCATTTCACCGGCAGAATCGCGGTGACCGCCTTGAAGATGGTCATGTAGATGCGCAGAAAGAAAACTTGCAAGGAAAACAACATAAGTCCGTGCCCCTGTCGTGACGTTGTTGATACGGCTCTTGGCTGACGCTCGCTCGTCATTGGCCGCTAAGGAACGGGACATTATCAACCAGCACAGTATTTGGTGGTAGTCGTAGTGTTCACAGCTTGCGGCCAGGGCCTCAAAACGGCATGGTGTGAACCACCTTTTCCAAGCATGCGAGGCGTGAGCACATGGCCAACGAGGGATACCACGAGCCGATCGAGGAACTCAGCGATGAGACCCGCGACATGCACCGGGCCATCACATCATTGATGGAAGAGCTGGAAGCGGTGGATTGGTACAACCAGCGCGTCGACGCCTGCAAGGACGCCGAGCTTAAACGCATACTCGAGCACAACCGCGACGAAGAAAAAGAGCACGCCGCGATGGTGCTGGAGTGGATCCGCCGTCGCGATCCGACCATGGACAGCGAACTGCGTGATTACCTGTTCACCGACAAACCGATCGCGCACAAATAACCGGGCCGAATGGGGCAGGCTTCAGGCCTCGCCAGCGGGCTGCCCCGGCAGCGCAAAGACGCGCTGAAAATACCCTTCACTGAGACTGTTTGCGGTCGCGTCCGCGTCGTCCACCTCGTCGATACCGGCGAGGATGCGGGCCAGGCGTTTCTTGTACTCCAGTTGCATGGCGCGACCGATTTCGATGCGCTGAGCCTGTGGGCTGCCGGCTCCGTGCATGGATTCGGTCAAGTAGCCAACGGCATTGCGCCCCATGGTCATGTTCTCGATCAGGCGCAGGATGCGCACGCGTGACTCCACGCTGACGTCGTCCCGTCCCTTGAGATATTTACGCAGCAAGCGGCCGATTTCCGGATGGTTGAGGTCCTGTTCCGATGGCAGGGTGGCCACCAGACCGCCGGCCATATCCTGGGCGATGCGGGAGACGTCATAGGGCAGCTTGGTCACGTGGTGTTTGCACACATTGGCAAGCATTTCATCGCAGATGTAAGCCCCCGAACGGGTTGCGTAACCCTGATAGCTGGACGCGATGCCGGTGCCGTAGATGGTTTCGTTGAGATGCGTCATCTCGACGATTTTGTCCTTGATGTGGCTGGCCTTTTCGATCCCGTTCATTTCGACAATTTCGGCAGCGGCTCCGGCGAGAACGTCGCCGAGGCCGGTTTTGCATACGTAGGAGCGACGGTGATAGGTGGTGAAGCGCTGCACCAGCATGGCGGCGAATTCGGTCTGTCCGTCCATGAACAGATGCGCGTTGGGGATGAACACATCGTCGAAGATGACCATGGCTTCCTGACCACCGTACTGGGCGTTGCCGACATCGATCGAGCCGTTTTCCATGGCCCGGGTGTCGCAGCTCTGACGGCCGTAGACGTAGGTGATCCCGGGCGCATCAACCGGCACTGCACCCACGATCGCGAAATCGCCATCGTCGGGTGACAGACGCATGGTCGGCATGACCACCATCCAGTGCGAATTGATGCAGCCGGTCTGATGCGCCTTGGCACCACGTATCCAAACACCCTCGTCACTGCGCTTGACCACATGCACGAACATATCCGGATCGTTTTGCTGATGCGGCGACTTGCCTCGATCACCCTTGACGTCGGTCATCGCGCCGCCGACCACGAAGTTGCCCTTGTGCATGTCGGTAAGAAAGGCGCGGAAGCGCAGATGGTGATCCGTGCCATGGGCCTCATCAAGCTCATAGGTCACCGAGTACAGGGCGTTGAAGGCATCCATGCCGACACAGCGCTGAAAGCAGGTGCCGGTCAGCTGCCCCAGACGACGCTGCATTTTGTTCTGTGTGACCAGATCCTCAGCCGAGGTGCACACATGCAGAAAGCGGCTGACGCGCTCGCCGGTAAAGGGCGACACCACACTGGCCAGATCGGGTTGCTCAATCGCTAGGTCGTAGGTGCGCGCCAGCGCATTGATGGACGGCCGGATCATCGGATGATCGACCGGCTCCTCGACAAGCTCGCCGAACAGCCAGACCTTCAAGCCGCGATTGCGCAAACTGTTGATGTAGTCCTCGCCGGTGGTGATGGCGGGCGCAGCGGCAGATACAGGCTTGTTCATGGTCTCTCCAGACAAATCGCGTGGGCAGAGTCTAAGCAAGCCTCGTTCGTCGGTCGACTCTCTGCACGACGTCTGGTTGTGCATCGCTCAGGCAGCGTTGGGCAAACCCACCGCGTTTTCCAGCTCACCCAGCGCTTCGTCCAGGTAGTCGAGCAGACGTTGAACACCGGGCAGCGTCTTGCGACAGGCCAGGATGCCGAAATCGATCTTGTCGTGGCGGCTGATCAAGGTGATGTTGAGGGCAAAACCATCCAGCACCAGCGAAGCAGGGTAGATACCGTCGAGTTCGCAACCCTGCCAGTACACCGGTGTACGCGGGCCGGGCACATGCGAAATCACCACATTGGCCACGGTGCGTTGTCCGCCGATACCGGGCAGCAGTGTCATCGCGCCAGGCCCCAGCATGGCCAGGGTGTAGGCCATCATCTGCGCTGGGGTCATGCTGCGTAACATGGCCTTGGCGTAATTCATGGAGCCCTGCACGCAAGTCAGGCGCGCCATCGGGTCGTCAAGATGGGTGCCCAGATTGGCCAAAGCCAGGCAGATTTCGTTGCCGGTTTCGCTCTCTTCACGGCGTATCGATACCGGCACCGCAGCGATCAGCGGGCTGGTCGGCAGTTCATTCAGCTCGCCGAGATAGCGCCGCAGCGCCGAGCCGCACAGGGCCAGAATGACGTCATTGGAGGTGCCGCCGGTGGTTCGGGCGATGGCCTTGATGCGTGCGCTGGAGTACGACTGCGCGGCAAAGCGACGTGAGCCGGTGATCTTGCTGTTCAGAATGCAGCGTGGCGCCTGCAGACTGCCGACCACATCGGGGTTGTGATGATGCAGATCCTGCAGGGTATGGCGAATGTGCTTGGCCACCACCGGCACCGACAGGGCGCCGCTGCGCGCGGTGGCGTACAGCTGGGCCATGCGCGCCGCCGGAGACAGCTGCGCCACCGGCGTGCTCAGACGCTGGCGCCGGTGACGTGTGCGCCGCGGGCGCATCTCCCACGGCGCGGGCATGTTGAGTGAATCAAACGGGTCTTCAGACATCGATTTCAACATCAGCCGAATGCCGGCCACACCATCCACCACCGAGTGATGGATCTTGCTGTACAGCGCGATGCGATTGTCTTCCAGTCCTTCGATCAGATAGGTCCGCCACAATGGGTAGGCGCGATCCAGGTGCGCGCTGTGCACGCGCGAAACCATGGCCAGCAATTCGCGGATGCGGCCGGGCTGCGGCAACGACAGATGCACGAAATGCTGGTGCAGATCAAAGTCGTCCGTGTCATCCCACGACTTCAAGGCCCAGCGCCCCTGCAGGCGTCGATTGAACGGGCAGGTTGCACGCGTCGATTCGCGTAAGTGGTGGGCCAGCGTGGCGGCGAAATCGGCCGGTGCGCCTTCGGGACGGTGAAACAGGCACAACGCCCCAACATGCAGGGGTTGATGGCGTCGTTCGGCGAGCAGGAACAAACTGTCGACCGGGCTGAGATACTTCATAAACGTGTCTCCCTGATCGGGCAGCCCCGCAGCGTGCCCGTTCGTGTCCAGATAATAAGCGACCCTCGCTCTGATGGCGCTGGGGCCGTGGATATTTGGGGTGCTATTCGACTATGGCGCCGCGGTATCGTTTCACCGTAACGCCGCTGCGCTGATAGCTCGGCGCTTTTTTGGCCACGTCCTTAATGGCTTTAGAAAACACGTCGATCATGACGCGCGTGTGAACGGGCCGGGCAAGATCGACGGGCACACCGTTTTTGTGGCTGGAAAAACGCACCAAAACCGCGTTGTCGGGTTTGGGCGAGCGGCCATGCACGTTCACGATGCAGATATCGGCACTGTGTGGTGCAGTCCACTCAAACTGGGTGTCGAGTGCCCGGGTGCAGACGCCCAGGGCAGATTTCAATGGGCGTTGATCGCTGTCTTCGAGATCGAGAAAAGCAACTTTGATCTGGCGCATGGGGGTCAGGCCTTGTCAGTAAAGATCAGATTGGTAGGAGGGAACTGCTCGGCTTCGGGCAGGGTTTTGGCGTGCTCGACGGCCCTATAGAAGAGCTCATCGGCAGGCACCGGTCCGAGGGTGTGACACAGGGCAACGTAAACGTTGTGAACCAGGTCGGTGAGTTGTTCAAAGCTGAGTTCGGGCATCCGGCCGCCCTGGATAATCCATCCCAGTGCCGGCGCGGCCATTTCCTGCAAGCCACCTGCAGCGGATAGCAGTTGGCCCAGGTCTTCGATGAATTCGGCCGGCGGACGACCTGTACGGGCAATCAGCTTGGCACGAATGGCGGTGAGCAGCGCCACAGCAACCTTGCTCCCAGCCCGAAACTCGGGTGCAGTGGTCTGAGGCTGAGCGCTGGCGCCTGTGCGTGCGCGGTGAACTGCCGTACGCAGTGCATTCCGCTGCCGCGCATCAAACTGCAGCGCTTGCGAGACCTCGCGCATAAAGCCAATAACATTAGGGCCCGGGTCGCTGGCGTATTTGGCCAGCCACAGATCTGCCGCCTGGGCGCCAACATGAACACCCAGCTGTTCCGACAGTATGTCGGGCAAGGCCATCTGCCACGGTAGTGCCTTAGCCATGCTCAACTCCGCGGCGCAAGACTGGCCTGAAATTCGGGATAGCCAATGTCGGCGTGCTCGGTGTAATCCAGGCCGTGTTGCTCGTGCAGGGTTGATGCACGGATGCCGATGAACATCTTGAGCAGACCGAACAAAATCAGTGCGGCGCTGAACGACCAGACAAAGATGGCACCAATGCCAAGCAGCTGGATCGCAATGCGCGAAACATTAAAAGTGTCTCCAGCGTAAAACATGCCGGCTGCCAAGGTGCCCCAAGCACCCGCAAAACCGTGAACCGGGATGGCACCGACCACGTCATCAAGCTTGAATTTCTCCAGCGCCAGGCCGGACAGCACCATGACAAAGCCGCCGGTCAAGCCCGTCAGCGCCGAAAAGCCGGCGGACATGGAGCCACATCCTGCGGTGATTGAGACCAGTCCGGCCAGGCCGCCATTTAAAATGGTCACCGCTGACATGGGCCGGCGCAGCAAGGCGGCGCACAGGATTGTGCCGATCACGCCCAGGACAGCGGCGATCTGCGTATTCATCAAGACAGTGCCAACATCTTGCGATGCGGCCAGGGTTGAGCCGCCGTTGAAACCGAACCAACCCAGCCACAGGATGAAGACGCCAAGCGAGACCATGGGCAAGTTATGCCCCGGAATGGTGCGTGGCGAGCCATCTTTGGCAAACCGCCCCAGACGTGGGCCAAGCAAAATGACGCCGGCTAGTGCACACCAGGCGCCCACAGAGTGGACAACAGTGGAGCCGGCAAAGTCGACAAAGCCGCGTTGGGCGAGCCAGCCCGAGCCTTCGTAAAAGCTGCCCCAGACCCATGAGCCGGAGATCGGGTAGATCAGTGCGGTGATCACGAATGAGGCGATCAGATAAGGCCAGAAACGCATGCGCTCGGCCACCGAGCCGGCAACAATGGTTGCTGCAGTCGCCGCGAACATCGCCTGAAACACGAAGAATACGGCTTCATTTCCGGGTGAAGAATCCGGCAGGAAGTGGTCGCTACCAAACCAACCGGTCAGATTGGTGCCGAACATCAGCCCATAGCCCAGCAGCCAGAAGCCAAGGACACCAAAGCACAGGTCGGCAAAGTTCTTCAGGATGACGTTTGTGCTGTTCTTGGCCCTGGAGCAGCCACCTTCCAGCAGCGCAAAGCCAGCTTGCATGAAGAACACCAGCGCGGCGGAGACGGCGACCCAAACGATATCTGCGGATGCGGTCAAGGTATCGCTGGCGGATGCGCTCAATGGCGCTGCTAACAACGCCAGCAGCGAGAAAATGCGGGCATTTTGGGTGGCTAGACGAGGCATGGAACGGTCCGTGTTTGCGTTATGTTGCAGCGAAGCAATTTCCAAGCCAGATTTTTGACAGTTCTATGACGCGTTGTTTTTCATGTGTTTAATTGCCTCGGAGGCAAAAAAATGACCGGTGAGCTAGGTGCGGGGGGCGCTCACCGGCCAAACGGGGACAGGGTTGGATTTCGAACAGGGGATCGCGGGAATGTCCCCGATGTGCCCCAGGCGACTTAGCTTTCGCGTGACGCCGTTTGCACCTTCAGTTCATCAACAACTTTGGCCACGCCGTCGGTGTTCTCAGTGATGGCAATCGCAAGCGCTGCCTGTTCCTGGGAGTCCACGGCACCGCTCAAGGTCACTTCGCCTTGCTCGGCATTGACGTCAATCGACAAGCCCGACACATTGCTGTTCCAAAGCAAGCGGGTTTTCACACGTGCTTTGATCGCCGCATCGTTGAAGTGCTGGGCAAACCCGCCAGATTCCGCGTTGGCCATCTCGGTTTGATCACGCTCGGTGATCTGCAGTGTGGATTCAACATCCTCCAGGCCTTCGACGCCGCGGGCGATTTCAACCGCAAGATCACGTTGGATTTCGTTGCCCACTTCGCCACTTAAGATGGCTTTGCGCTCCTGCACATCGACATGGATGTCTGTGGCCTTGAGATGTTCGCTCAGGGCATAGGCCGTGATCAGTCGACCGGTGATGTAGGCGTCAACAGTGGCTGATTTGGCATCTTCATAAGCCTGAGCCATGTCTTGCTGGATACTCTCATCCGACGACTTGTCGGTGTTTTTGTCGGCCAGCACAGGTGCACTCATGCTCAAGGCAGCGGAGGTGGCTAGAATCGTCCAGGTTTTCATTCGGCTTCTCCTTGTGAAGTTCGACTTCCAAGGCGCAAAGCGCTTGCCAGATTCTAAAATATGCTTTTAAAACAAAAATATAGATTTGATCTGATTGGCTGCACAAGGCGCTGGCAATGTGCCGTTGCAGGAAAGTGTTGGCGTCTGGCGACAAACCGCCGCGCCACGCCCGACAGGCTCCAGGCAAGCGGGCTCGCGCGCCACAATCGGCGGAATGCCGGTTTGTATGTGCCTCTTTGCAGTGTCGCAGCCTGACGACATACTCCGCCCATGAACAGATCATTGAGCTCGTGGATACTGCTCGGCTACCTTGCTGTGAGCTTCCCGTTATTGCTGGGCATCGGTCTGGGTCAGTGGTCCTTGATCGAGCTAACACGGCATAGCAAGGCCCTGGTGCAGGATGGCTCGCAAGTCACTCAGCTGGGCAACCGTTTGCGCGATGACGTGACCAATCTGGAGCGCACGGCGCGTCAGTATGTTGCGCTGGGCGACAACGAACTTCTGGTGCTGTTTTATCAGCGTATTGCGCGTCTGGATGAAACCCTTAGCCTGATGCGCGATCACGGGCTTGATCGGGATTTTGGTTTCAGCCTGGTGACCATGCGTGGACAACTGGCCGAGTTGGTGCGCCAATGGAACAAGGGTTTGCAATCTGGCAATGAGCTCTCCCAGGCGATACAGGGTGTACGTCAGCTGGGCGAACAGGCCGAAAAGCTGGTTAAGGCCGGACACGCCTCGATAAAACGAGAAACCGGCAACCTGCAGCGCGCTGCAGCGACAGCGCGCCAGCGTATGCTGATCTGTGCGCTGGGCCTGGTGCCGGTAGCTTTGCTTGCGATTTGGTTGCTCATGCGTCGGTTGCGACGGGCCTTGGCCAGCTTACGCCAGGCCATCAGCGTGATCGGACACGGTCATCAGGACAGGCCAATTCGCGTTGAAGGCCCGCGTGAACTGGTCGAGGTGGGGGAACGGCTAGACTGGTTGCGTCGGCGCCTGGCGGAGCTTGAGGGCGAAAAGGACCGGTTCTTACGTCATGTGTCGCACGAGCTGAAAACGCCGCTTGCGAGCTTGCGCGAGGCGGCCGACCTGATGGGGCATGACAGCGTCGGCATTCTCAACCCACAACAGGTGGAGCTGCGCAGCATCCTGCTCGAATCGGCCGATGAGTTGCACGAACAGATTGCACATCTGCTGGCTTACGCGGCATGGCGTCGTGAGCAGAAGCGACAACGCGCGACCGACCTTACGGCTGCAGAATTTGCCGATGATTTGCACGGACGCTTTGAACTTCAGATGCAACGACATGGTCTGCAGTGGCAGCCGGACATCCGCTGCGAACTCATTCACGGTCAACCGGCTCGCTTGCAGGAAGCCGCGGAAAACCTGATCAGCAACGCCATTAAGCACGCGCCTCGCGACAGTGCGATTGAATTCGGGCTTTGCTGTGTTGATGGCCACTTTGAATTGTCGGTGCGTGACCACGGCGCGGGTGTGCCGGATAATGAGAAAGACATTATTTTTGAACCGTTTCAGCGTGGACACCAGACCCATGAGCAAGGCATTCCAGGGACTGGTGTGGGCCTGTCAATTGTCTCGGAGTGCGCACTTGCGCACAGTGGAGAAGTTTTTGTCGAAGATGCTCAGCCGGGTAGCCGGTTTGTTTTTCGTTGGCCTGATCAGTCTTGAACTGAGCGGGTGCGCCTGGATGCCGCCACAACCCCCGTCTGCTAGCGAAACGGAATCAGCAATCGATGCGGTTATTGCCGCACCACGCGAATCTCGTCAGGCGCTATGGGATAGCCTTAAAACCGATCGGGACAATGACATAGCGCTTGCTTTGCTGCGCAGCTTGCCTGGCCATGCTGGCCATGCACCGACAACGGCGCGCGAGCAGATGCAGGCGTTGCTGGATACGGCCCAGTTAGCGTTACCAGAGCAACGTCTGCTGCGCCTGCGACTTGCCGACTTGAAGCGCGAGATGCATCTGGAGAACGAATTGCAGCAACGTGAACAGCGGCTCAAATCGCTCATAGAAATCGAACGGGATTTGCAGGGGGGTGTACGGTGAATCAGGCAAACCGGATTCTGCTGGTCGACGATGACGAAAAGCTGCGTCGCGTCCTGAGCATGCGCCTGGAGTCATTGGGTTATGCGGTTGATGCGGTGGCCAGCGGTGAACAGGCGCTGGACGCTTTGAACAACCTGGAGCCCGCATTGGTGCTGACAGACCTGCGGATGCCAGGGCTTGACGGCATCGAACTGCTGGAGCGAATCCAGGTTTTGCGCCCGGGCTTGCCAGTGATTCTCATCACCGCGCACGGGGATATCCCCGATGCGGTCCGCGCCACCCAGGCGGGGGCAGTGGACTTTCTAAGTAAACCGGTTGATCCGCAGCAGCTTGAGGAGTCCTTGGCTCGTCATGCGCGCCAGACGACCACGGCAACCAATGAAGCCTGGGCTGAGCACATCGTTACCCGCAGCCGCAACATGCTCGAATTGCTGGACAAAGTGAAGCGCGTAGCGCGGACCTCATCCAGTGTGCTGATCACCGGGCCGAGCGGGGCCGGCAAAGAACTGCTGGCGCGTGCGCTGCACAAAGCCAGTCCGCGGCAGCGTAAGGAATTCATGGCGTTGAATTGCGGTGCAGTGCCTGCCGAGCTGTTGGAATCGGAGCTGTTTGGGCACAAAAAAGGCGCTTTCACGGGTGCCAGCACTGATCATGAAGGCCTGTTTCGCGCCGCCGATGGCGGCACAGTGTTTCTCGATGAAATCGGTGATATGCCGCACGACCTGCAGGTTAAGCTGCTGCGTGTGCTGCAGGAACGCGAAGTTCGTCCGGTCGGAGAGACGCGCTCGGTGCGTGTGGATGTCCGTGTGCTGTCTGCCACACACCGTGATTTGCAGAGTTTGGTTGATGAGGGCGACTTCCGCGAGGATCTTTTCTATCGCTTGAATGTTGTCCAGCTCGCGGTGCCGCCGCTGGATGAACGGCGCGAGGACATACCTCTGCTGCTGGCCCATCAGCTCAATCTGTTGGTGCGCAAGGGTTCACCACGGCGGGTGTTTGCGCCTGACGCGGTGGAATTGTTGGTCTCGGTGCCGTGGCCTGGCAACGTACGCCAGCTGTTCAATGTGGTTGAGCAATGTGTTGCGCTGTCACCCGGTCGGGTGATCAGTCTGGCTCAGGTGCAGGATGCATTGGGGCGCAAAGCCGAGGTTAAGGCGGTGCCATCCTTTGATGACGCACGGGCGGAATTTACCCGCAAATACCTCAGTGATTTGCTGGAATTGAGTGAGGGCAACGTCAGCCAGGCCGCTCGTCTGGCTGAGCGCAATCGTACGGATTTCTACAAGCTGCTGAAGAAACACGGGATTGATCCGGGCGCGTTCAAGCGCGAAGCGGCAGAGGATCGGGCATAAAAAAACCGCGCCCGAGGGCGCGGCTTTAAGCAGGCAGAGGGTTGGCAATCAGTACGCGCTGGCGTGCATGCCGTTTTGGTATTTGAGCTCGACCCGGCGATTTTCCTGGTAGGAACGCTCGCTCTGACCGTTCACCACTGGATCCTCTTCACCCAGGCTGGTGGTGCGCAGCTGCTTCCGTGGTACGCCCTGCATCAACAGCGCATCTTCAACGGTGATTGCGCGGCGTTCGCCAAGGGCCAGGTTGTACTCACGCGTTCCGCGTTCATCAGCGTGACCCTCCAGGGTGATTTGTACCTCTGGATTGGCCAGCAGGTGGCGCGCGTGTGCTTCGATGATGGCCTGATGTTCCGGGCGCAGGCCGGCGCGGTCAAAGTCGAACAGCAAACGGGTCCGGTCAAGCAAAGCTTGCTGTTCGTTGCTCAGGGCGCGCGGGTCGGGCAAGTCATTGTCAGCTTGGGCCTGGCCTTGTGGGCCGCCCGCTGCGTAGTTCTGTGCCATCGCGTCGTTGTCGGCACTTGCCGTTTCATTAGGAGTGCTTGCGCAACCGGCCAGCAGGGCAAAACTTGCTGCCAGCGCGGTCAAAGCGAAAGTGTTGGATGTCATGTTGATCTCCCAGTTGATCAGAAGTTGTAGCGCGCGCCCGCTTCAAAGCGGTCGTCGTCGCCGGTCTGCAAAGCCAGTTGCAGGTCAAACGGGCGCGTGATGGCGTAATAACCGGCCACGCGCAATGAGGTCACGCCGTCATCAAAAACTTCGAAGTGACGGATTTCAGGATTGATTTCGAAACGCGGATCCGGGGTGGTCCAGCGCAGGCCGGCACGCAGGCCGATACCGGTGTCATCAGCCGCGCCTGCGTCGACCATTTCCAGCGACACCCCGCCATACCAGTCCAGATCGTGTTGCAGCGCTTGGTGGTACATGCCACCGAAGGTGAGCTGATCCAGGTCGCCCACGTCAGAAAACTCGCCAAACAAAGCGAACTGCCGGGCAATCTCTGCAGAGCCTGCGATACGCAGCCCGCTGTCATCTTCACGTCCCAGGTCGCGGCTGATGAAACCGCCTTCGACCGTGTTGTAGTTGTGCGCATTGGCGACGACCGGTGTCGCCAATGTGGCGGTAGCCAGACAAGCCAGCGTCAATGCGTTCTTAGTGTTCATGATTGTCCTCGTATCGGGATTGAAATTGGAATTTAGGAGGCCGGTACGATGCGATTGCCCTGGACCTCAACCTCGTCGCCCACAGACAACCCGGCGATGTCCACGCGGGTCAGCTCTACGCGCTCGCCAGACGGCATGCGCACGACAACGTCGTAGTGGGTTTTGGCGTTGCGGCGGCGATCAATTTCGCTACCAGCCACGGCGCCACCAACGGCGCCCGCTGCGGTTGCAGCGTCGTTCCCGGAACCACTGCCAAACTGGTGGCCGACCACACCGCCGATGACAGCGCCAGCCAAGGCGGCACCAGCGCGCGGTTCGCCTTTGACGGTGACCGGGGTGATTGATTCGATTTCACCGCAACGCTCGCATGCCGCTGCGCTGATCTGAGTTTCTCCATCTCCATCTGACGGCTGCTGACA
The Oceanococcus atlanticus DNA segment above includes these coding regions:
- a CDS encoding BON domain-containing protein: MKTWTILATSAALSMSAPVLADKNTDKSSDESIQQDMAQAYEDAKSATVDAYITGRLITAYALSEHLKATDIHVDVQERKAILSGEVGNEIQRDLAVEIARGVEGLEDVESTLQITERDQTEMANAESGGFAQHFNDAAIKARVKTRLLWNSNVSGLSIDVNAEQGEVTLSGAVDSQEQAALAIAITENTDGVAKVVDELKVQTASRES
- a CDS encoding ammonium transporter, with translation MPRLATQNARIFSLLALLAAPLSASASDTLTASADIVWVAVSAALVFFMQAGFALLEGGCSRAKNSTNVILKNFADLCFGVLGFWLLGYGLMFGTNLTGWFGSDHFLPDSSPGNEAVFFVFQAMFAATAATIVAGSVAERMRFWPYLIASFVITALIYPISGSWVWGSFYEGSGWLAQRGFVDFAGSTVVHSVGAWCALAGVILLGPRLGRFAKDGSPRTIPGHNLPMVSLGVFILWLGWFGFNGGSTLAASQDVGTVLMNTQIAAVLGVIGTILCAALLRRPMSAVTILNGGLAGLVSITAGCGSMSAGFSALTGLTGGFVMVLSGLALEKFKLDDVVGAIPVHGFAGAWGTLAAGMFYAGDTFNVSRIAIQLLGIGAIFVWSFSAALILFGLLKMFIGIRASTLHEQHGLDYTEHADIGYPEFQASLAPRS
- a CDS encoding 4-hydroxyphenylacetate 3-hydroxylase family protein, whose amino-acid sequence is MNKPVSAAAPAITTGEDYINSLRNRGLKVWLFGELVEEPVDHPMIRPSINALARTYDLAIEQPDLASVVSPFTGERVSRFLHVCTSAEDLVTQNKMQRRLGQLTGTCFQRCVGMDAFNALYSVTYELDEAHGTDHHLRFRAFLTDMHKGNFVVGGAMTDVKGDRGKSPHQQNDPDMFVHVVKRSDEGVWIRGAKAHQTGCINSHWMVVMPTMRLSPDDGDFAIVGAVPVDAPGITYVYGRQSCDTRAMENGSIDVGNAQYGGQEAMVIFDDVFIPNAHLFMDGQTEFAAMLVQRFTTYHRRSYVCKTGLGDVLAGAAAEIVEMNGIEKASHIKDKIVEMTHLNETIYGTGIASSYQGYATRSGAYICDEMLANVCKHHVTKLPYDVSRIAQDMAGGLVATLPSEQDLNHPEIGRLLRKYLKGRDDVSVESRVRILRLIENMTMGRNAVGYLTESMHGAGSPQAQRIEIGRAMQLEYKKRLARILAGIDEVDDADATANSLSEGYFQRVFALPGQPAGEA
- a CDS encoding encapsulin-associated ferritin-like protein, with the protein product MANEGYHEPIEELSDETRDMHRAITSLMEELEAVDWYNQRVDACKDAELKRILEHNRDEEKEHAAMVLEWIRRRDPTMDSELRDYLFTDKPIAHK
- a CDS encoding WS/DGAT/MGAT family O-acyltransferase, which encodes MKYLSPVDSLFLLAERRHQPLHVGALCLFHRPEGAPADFAATLAHHLRESTRATCPFNRRLQGRWALKSWDDTDDFDLHQHFVHLSLPQPGRIRELLAMVSRVHSAHLDRAYPLWRTYLIEGLEDNRIALYSKIHHSVVDGVAGIRLMLKSMSEDPFDSLNMPAPWEMRPRRTRHRRQRLSTPVAQLSPAARMAQLYATARSGALSVPVVAKHIRHTLQDLHHHNPDVVGSLQAPRCILNSKITGSRRFAAQSYSSARIKAIARTTGGTSNDVILALCGSALRRYLGELNELPTSPLIAAVPVSIRREESETGNEICLALANLGTHLDDPMARLTCVQGSMNYAKAMLRSMTPAQMMAYTLAMLGPGAMTLLPGIGGQRTVANVVISHVPGPRTPVYWQGCELDGIYPASLVLDGFALNITLISRHDKIDFGILACRKTLPGVQRLLDYLDEALGELENAVGLPNAA
- a CDS encoding iron-containing alcohol dehydrogenase; translation: MLFSLQVFFLRIYMTIFKAVTAILPVKWPKMFEGTDSSLELCRYMAQQGHKKIFIVTDAVLNQLGLLDKMKAELDQLGLPYEVFDGVEPDPTVAQIEAGYQALAKAGCDAILTVGGGSSIDAAKMIGARAKNNKPVVKMAGLFRVFWGILPLYAVPTTAGTGSEVTIAAVVSDPEQQRKLPVMDLKLMPTAAALDGALMTGLPPHITAATGMDALTHAVESYISRNAMKKTDPHALEAVRLIMDNLETAVADGSNLQARQNMARASHVAGIAFTQAGVGYVHAIAHNFGALYHVPHGLANAIVMPHVLDYSKSHCAHRLADLARASKTGPANASDAQLADAFIARIRAMNETFGIPSQLDKLRAEDLDRIASAALSEARFTYAVPRYLDHQSCKALVGQMLVA